The following are from one region of the Advenella mimigardefordensis DPN7 genome:
- a CDS encoding ABC transporter substrate-binding protein — protein MSGTIKRWVSAAWLIGLLLISLPASAQIEIIDQAGRTVRLAQPAQRIFFAEPGDFTIMAMLEENPARRIVAWNRWRLDKHTLAHWRSIDPVAFDKIKQLVIDGPQNLNAEMLIANQPDLVVLDRFFGAAKQTISRLEQAGIPVAVLNLEADLRERNPTEGLEKMAILIGREQRGREVAEFIDRHVARITQRVATLKNQQTALPKVLMEPHAGIGPCCMSVGSGVLMGDLILMAGGKLLGSDIVEGLSAQLSAEYVIASDPDIYIGTGGRHIEARGGLLLGPDVDPAASLASLQRVTQRVGIAQTSAARNQRTYGIWHSGYPIVNLELIATWLHPELFGDVDPAATLAEINQRFMAKPLTGTFWITPHPTPKAH, from the coding sequence GTGTCCGGAACGATAAAAAGGTGGGTCTCTGCAGCGTGGCTGATCGGACTGTTACTGATCAGCCTGCCCGCAAGCGCTCAGATAGAAATCATCGATCAGGCCGGACGGACGGTACGTCTGGCGCAGCCCGCGCAACGCATCTTTTTTGCTGAACCGGGTGACTTTACGATCATGGCCATGCTGGAAGAGAATCCGGCGCGGCGCATCGTCGCATGGAACCGGTGGCGGCTGGACAAGCACACGTTGGCGCACTGGCGCAGCATTGACCCGGTTGCGTTCGACAAGATCAAGCAGTTGGTGATTGACGGTCCGCAAAACCTGAATGCAGAAATGCTCATCGCCAATCAGCCGGATCTGGTTGTGCTGGATCGTTTTTTTGGTGCTGCAAAGCAAACGATTTCGCGTCTGGAGCAGGCAGGCATTCCGGTTGCTGTGCTGAACCTGGAAGCCGATCTGCGCGAACGTAATCCCACCGAAGGCCTGGAGAAGATGGCCATTCTGATCGGGCGGGAGCAACGCGGTCGTGAGGTGGCCGAGTTTATTGACCGTCACGTAGCGCGCATCACGCAGCGCGTAGCCACGCTTAAAAATCAGCAGACTGCATTGCCGAAGGTGCTGATGGAACCGCATGCCGGTATCGGACCTTGTTGCATGTCGGTGGGCTCGGGGGTTCTCATGGGTGATCTGATTCTGATGGCGGGCGGCAAGTTGCTTGGCAGCGACATTGTTGAAGGACTGTCCGCGCAACTGAGCGCTGAATATGTGATTGCCAGCGACCCCGACATATATATCGGCACTGGCGGTCGACATATCGAGGCGCGTGGTGGTTTGCTGCTGGGGCCGGATGTTGACCCGGCTGCCAGCCTTGCCAGTTTGCAGCGCGTTACTCAGCGGGTTGGCATTGCCCAAACCAGCGCTGCACGCAATCAACGCACCTATGGCATCTGGCATAGTGGCTACCCTATTGTCAATCTGGAATTGATCGCCACCTGGCTGCATCCCGAGCTGTTCGGTGATGTGGATCCGGCGGCGACGCTGGCCGAGATCAATCAGCGCTTTATGGCCAAGCCACTGACCGGTACGTTCTGGATTACACCGCACCCAACACCAAAAGCTCACTGA
- a CDS encoding FecCD family ABC transporter permease has translation MHSEQTLALAPDAETAAINARWKQHRRTLRRRRCIVAALALLALVAALTDLFTGSAALTPAQVIQGLWTPDSLSTPMQVVLWQVRLPVALMALLVGGALALAGVEMQTILNNPLAEPFTLGVSSSAALGAALAIVLDWGVIGSDATWLVPANAFVFALVSLMLLQFLAQWRGAQAQTLVLFGIAIGFTAGALLSLLQFIASEEALQQLVFWSMGSLARADWHSVAIVAATLVVTLPFSWRAAGQLTALRLGEERARSFGIDVTSLRRWALVRISLLAATAVAFVGTVGFVGLVAPHVARMIVGDGHRHLLPASVLIGAALVALASVASKSLLPGITLPIGIVTALVGLPVFMGLILRRSGVSV, from the coding sequence ATGCATTCTGAACAAACGCTTGCCCTGGCCCCGGACGCAGAGACGGCCGCGATTAATGCTCGCTGGAAACAGCACAGACGCACCCTACGTCGCCGCCGATGTATTGTGGCGGCACTGGCTTTATTGGCGCTGGTCGCCGCCCTTACGGATTTATTCACCGGAAGTGCAGCGCTGACGCCGGCGCAGGTTATACAGGGCTTGTGGACTCCGGATTCGTTGTCTACGCCGATGCAGGTCGTACTCTGGCAGGTGAGACTGCCAGTCGCGCTGATGGCGCTGCTGGTGGGCGGAGCGCTGGCGCTGGCTGGCGTGGAAATGCAAACCATTCTGAACAACCCACTGGCCGAGCCTTTTACGCTGGGTGTTTCTTCGTCCGCTGCGCTGGGGGCGGCATTGGCCATTGTGCTTGACTGGGGGGTGATCGGCAGCGACGCCACCTGGCTGGTACCGGCCAATGCGTTTGTCTTTGCCCTGGTCTCGCTGATGTTGCTGCAGTTTCTGGCGCAATGGCGTGGCGCTCAGGCGCAGACATTGGTGCTTTTCGGGATAGCCATTGGTTTCACTGCCGGTGCCTTGCTGTCGCTGTTGCAGTTCATTGCCAGCGAAGAAGCGCTTCAGCAACTGGTGTTCTGGAGCATGGGCAGTCTTGCCCGTGCCGATTGGCATAGTGTTGCCATCGTCGCCGCTACGCTGGTCGTGACGCTGCCTTTCTCATGGCGCGCAGCAGGGCAATTGACCGCACTGCGACTGGGTGAGGAGCGCGCACGCAGTTTTGGTATTGATGTGACCTCGCTGCGGCGCTGGGCGCTGGTGCGTATCAGTTTGCTTGCGGCCACGGCCGTGGCCTTTGTGGGGACAGTGGGCTTTGTCGGTCTGGTGGCGCCTCACGTTGCCCGGATGATTGTCGGGGACGGACACCGTCACCTGCTGCCGGCCAGTGTGCTGATCGGTGCTGCACTGGTGGCACTGGCTTCCGTGGCCAGCAAGTCATTGCTGCCGGGCATCACGCTGCCTATCGGCATTGTGACGGCACTGGTAGGATTGCCGGTGTTTATGGGATTGATTCTGCGTCGCAGCGGAGTATCGGTATGA
- a CDS encoding ABC transporter ATP-binding protein, whose translation MSTGSHLHIENLGVHYRQRTVLSGVDLPDIRPGELIALAGPNAAGKSTLLRAIAGLVPASGQVRYGDDNWSGWSAGKRVAHIGYMPQASTESSNLTVLEATLVALQWGRTGARKDDAFTALRVIEHLGIGELALRALHELSGGQRQLAALAQAVVRGSSILLLDEPVSALDLAHQWQVMNVARRLANEGRIVIVVLHDLALAAQWADRIAILHQRRIHAFGHPNTIITDTLLRDVWGVQARVRTFEQGRPFVLVDAVATGMDLSADKQSQDNS comes from the coding sequence ATGAGCACCGGATCCCATTTGCATATTGAAAACCTGGGTGTTCACTACCGACAGCGTACCGTGCTCAGTGGTGTCGATCTGCCCGATATCCGGCCTGGCGAGCTGATTGCGCTGGCCGGCCCGAACGCCGCCGGCAAGTCGACGTTGCTACGAGCAATCGCGGGTCTGGTGCCGGCCAGCGGTCAGGTTCGTTACGGAGATGATAACTGGTCGGGCTGGTCTGCAGGCAAGCGGGTGGCGCATATCGGCTATATGCCACAGGCCTCTACGGAAAGCAGCAATCTGACGGTGCTGGAAGCTACGCTGGTGGCACTGCAATGGGGGCGCACCGGTGCGCGCAAAGATGACGCGTTCACTGCCTTGCGGGTGATTGAGCATCTGGGCATTGGCGAACTGGCTCTGCGCGCGTTGCACGAGCTGTCGGGCGGTCAGCGGCAACTGGCTGCCCTGGCGCAGGCGGTAGTGCGAGGCAGTTCGATCCTGTTGCTGGACGAGCCGGTAAGCGCCCTGGATCTTGCGCATCAATGGCAGGTGATGAACGTGGCGCGCCGTCTGGCCAATGAAGGCCGAATCGTTATTGTCGTATTGCATGATCTGGCACTCGCCGCGCAATGGGCTGATCGCATTGCTATTTTGCATCAGCGGCGCATCCATGCCTTCGGCCATCCCAATACCATTATCACCGATACGCTGCTGCGCGATGTATGGGGCGTACAGGCACGTGTGCGGACCTTTGAGCAGGGGCGCCCATTTGTACTTGTAGACGCCGTCGCGACCGGGATGGATCTCTCCGCCGACAAACAATCTCAGGATAATTCATGA
- a CDS encoding siderophore-interacting protein gives MKPTFETSTTVPLGDAANVLAQVLAHLREHDLLAIERDNTWQVDYADTKIRFSVLAGSLHAQVAASSAATLYEGKMMVVHHIQEFGHCKPEAIQWQGDNVSLDRPPAFRLITVQAVSEVGPHMRRVRFNVDDLARYDQNDNIHCKLIFPQPDVSEPEWPTLAADGMPQFPKGDKRLDIRTYTIRRISAPEGWFEVDFVLHEDAGPGSRWAAQAVAGQQIGLSGPGGRTARSAGWMLLGGDETALPAIARITEALPADTNGVVLIEVQSPADQIPLATPAGMSVQWLHRGNAAAGTTTLLEDAVTACTISKDEDRFVWVGAEFSTAQTVRNWLREAVGLGSREQLVVAYWRRGLDETQMKSAPGRATADEQAKQAGA, from the coding sequence ATGAAACCTACTTTTGAGACAAGCACGACCGTCCCGCTGGGTGACGCCGCAAATGTACTGGCTCAGGTGCTGGCGCATTTGCGCGAACACGATCTCCTGGCTATTGAACGGGACAATACCTGGCAAGTGGATTATGCCGATACAAAAATTCGCTTCAGCGTGCTGGCAGGCAGCCTGCATGCACAGGTTGCCGCATCCTCTGCCGCGACGCTGTATGAAGGCAAAATGATGGTAGTTCATCATATTCAGGAGTTCGGCCACTGCAAGCCGGAGGCGATTCAATGGCAGGGCGACAATGTGAGTCTGGATCGCCCGCCAGCATTTCGCCTGATCACGGTGCAGGCGGTGTCCGAGGTGGGGCCGCATATGCGGCGCGTGCGCTTTAATGTGGACGATCTGGCCCGCTATGACCAGAATGACAATATTCATTGCAAGCTCATTTTTCCGCAACCCGATGTGTCCGAGCCGGAATGGCCCACTCTGGCAGCGGATGGCATGCCGCAATTTCCCAAGGGTGACAAGCGTCTGGATATCCGCACCTATACGATTCGTCGCATCAGCGCACCGGAAGGCTGGTTTGAGGTGGACTTTGTGCTGCACGAGGATGCCGGACCGGGCTCGCGCTGGGCGGCGCAGGCTGTTGCCGGGCAGCAAATCGGTTTGTCAGGCCCGGGTGGGCGTACCGCCAGGTCCGCAGGCTGGATGTTGCTGGGCGGTGATGAAACTGCCTTGCCAGCCATTGCGCGCATCACGGAAGCACTGCCAGCCGACACCAATGGTGTTGTGCTGATCGAAGTGCAATCCCCAGCCGATCAGATTCCGCTGGCGACACCTGCCGGCATGTCGGTGCAATGGCTTCATCGCGGTAACGCTGCGGCCGGGACAACGACATTGCTGGAGGACGCCGTAACAGCGTGTACGATCAGCAAGGATGAAGACAGGTTTGTGTGGGTGGGGGCGGAGTTTTCGACTGCCCAGACGGTACGCAACTGGCTGCGTGAGGCGGTTGGCCTGGGCAGCCGCGAACAACTGGTGGTTGCCTACTGGCGCCGAGGTCTTGACGAGACCCAGATGAAGAGCGCACCGGGCAGAGCGACAGCCGACGAGCAAGCCAAACAGGCCGGCGCATGA
- a CDS encoding MFS transporter, protein MSGSAEDGSASSSSGRPTCSARKRWQWSRLTLDLDPLRHSPAFRSLYLARCVSLLSVAILAVAVAWQVFAISGSSLHVAGVSIGLAAGSLVGLVWGGALADRGDRRRTMIWGRSGYVAVVVVLCANSLRAEPGLTEIYLATLLSGLTSGISAPALMAAMPRLVPTRQLAAAGALNALSMELSRLIGPLIAGALLARFGLVACYIVVLVGAAMVPVLLTRLPRDLLRPDTQKGQTQTDSTPTVRTPVYIQWRDGLLYVRHHQTIACLLGLDLVMMLFANAHVLMPQLAREVLQGGPQMVGYLYAAPACGALLVALTSGWTRQLARPGRLVVVCALLWGMAIAFSGVAAGGLTQGLPSGAWPVLVFLAMAGMADTASDIVRGALLQIHTPDALRGRVSGLWLLQGYLGPALGGLQAGSLASVWSPGRALVLGGSACALVVGLFASAPNGPVRMGLWREGKAAGP, encoded by the coding sequence ATGAGCGGGTCTGCTGAGGACGGTTCGGCTTCGTCGTCGTCCGGGCGCCCGACTTGCTCTGCACGCAAGCGATGGCAGTGGTCCCGCCTGACGCTGGATCTGGATCCGCTGCGCCATTCACCTGCTTTTCGTAGTCTTTATCTTGCTCGTTGCGTGTCTTTGCTGTCGGTTGCCATCCTGGCCGTTGCCGTCGCCTGGCAGGTGTTCGCGATCAGCGGCTCATCGTTGCACGTGGCCGGCGTCAGTATTGGCCTGGCCGCGGGGTCGCTGGTAGGGCTGGTGTGGGGCGGGGCGCTTGCCGATCGAGGGGATCGCCGCCGCACCATGATTTGGGGGCGTAGCGGTTATGTGGCGGTTGTCGTCGTGCTGTGTGCCAACAGCCTGCGGGCAGAGCCGGGGTTGACGGAAATCTATCTGGCAACGCTGCTGAGCGGGCTGACCAGCGGCATCAGTGCGCCCGCACTGATGGCTGCTATGCCGCGTCTGGTGCCGACTCGTCAATTGGCTGCTGCCGGTGCGCTCAACGCCTTGAGCATGGAGCTGAGTCGCCTGATCGGACCTCTCATTGCAGGGGCCCTGCTGGCACGGTTTGGGCTGGTCGCCTGTTATATCGTTGTGCTGGTGGGGGCTGCAATGGTTCCTGTTCTGCTGACGCGCCTGCCCCGCGATTTGCTGCGGCCTGACACGCAGAAAGGTCAGACGCAGACGGATAGCACGCCGACGGTACGAACACCGGTTTACATTCAGTGGCGTGACGGTCTGCTTTATGTGCGACATCACCAGACGATTGCCTGTTTGCTGGGACTGGACCTGGTCATGATGCTGTTTGCCAATGCGCATGTATTGATGCCCCAACTGGCCCGGGAGGTTTTGCAGGGCGGGCCGCAAATGGTCGGTTATCTGTACGCGGCGCCAGCCTGTGGCGCCTTGCTGGTGGCACTGACTTCGGGCTGGACGCGTCAGTTGGCGCGTCCGGGACGGCTGGTGGTGGTGTGCGCGCTGTTATGGGGCATGGCGATTGCCTTCTCCGGTGTGGCGGCAGGTGGTTTGACTCAGGGTCTGCCATCGGGGGCCTGGCCTGTATTGGTGTTTCTGGCTATGGCGGGCATGGCCGATACGGCGTCAGATATTGTTCGTGGTGCCTTGTTGCAGATACATACGCCGGATGCCCTGCGCGGTCGGGTTTCCGGTCTGTGGCTTTTGCAGGGGTACCTGGGCCCGGCCCTGGGCGGTTTGCAGGCCGGCTCACTGGCCAGCGTATGGTCTCCGGGCCGGGCGCTGGTGCTGGGCGGTTCGGCCTGTGCACTGGTGGTCGGACTGTTTGCTTCTGCTCCCAACGGTCCGGTGCGCATGGGGTTGTGGCGCGAAGGTAAAGCGGCAGGGCCGTAG
- the dctP gene encoding TRAP transporter substrate-binding protein DctP: protein MERIYFRCTFIITILFAAVFPPGAQAQVKLQLINEYPATSITADADLRFAKEVEKASGQAITIETKQDKDNPFKGDEQVKAVSQGKTQMGTLFGGVLGNDNSLFLLSSLPFAAKDFAQAKALYECAKPALAQGAEKLDAHLLYVTPWPPSGIWSVQPLTNEADIKALKIRTYDATSKSVFERLGAQSVQLPYSALAEKLQKNEVNAVLTSGDGGAGRKLWTQLPNFMAVSYSIPLSYTIINMDTWRKLDDAQRTVLTNAAEKVSAESWAGVEQRIEANYARMRENKMTLNTSPPDSIMTALKKAGEEETTQWLKDNHIPKNEAGCVIKNDA from the coding sequence ATGGAACGTATTTATTTTCGCTGCACCTTCATTATCACAATCCTGTTTGCGGCAGTATTTCCACCTGGTGCGCAAGCACAGGTCAAACTGCAATTGATCAATGAATATCCGGCAACCTCCATCACCGCAGACGCGGATCTGCGCTTCGCAAAAGAAGTGGAAAAGGCATCCGGGCAGGCTATCACAATTGAAACAAAACAGGATAAAGACAACCCGTTTAAGGGTGACGAACAGGTAAAGGCCGTTAGCCAGGGCAAAACCCAGATGGGCACCTTATTCGGTGGTGTGCTCGGCAACGACAATTCGCTGTTTCTGCTTTCATCGCTGCCCTTTGCGGCAAAAGACTTTGCACAGGCCAAAGCACTTTATGAATGCGCTAAACCGGCATTGGCACAAGGCGCAGAAAAACTCGACGCTCACCTGCTGTATGTGACGCCCTGGCCACCGTCTGGTATCTGGTCGGTGCAACCGCTAACAAATGAGGCCGACATCAAGGCGCTGAAAATCAGAACTTATGACGCCACCAGCAAATCGGTGTTTGAGCGTTTGGGTGCGCAAAGCGTACAACTGCCCTATTCGGCCCTTGCAGAAAAACTGCAGAAGAATGAGGTGAACGCTGTGCTGACCTCCGGTGACGGCGGCGCAGGTCGTAAACTGTGGACCCAGTTGCCTAATTTTATGGCAGTGAGCTATTCCATCCCGTTGAGCTATACCATTATCAATATGGATACCTGGCGCAAGCTGGACGACGCGCAACGAACTGTTCTGACCAATGCAGCAGAGAAAGTCTCGGCAGAATCATGGGCCGGCGTTGAACAACGCATCGAAGCCAATTATGCCCGCATGCGAGAAAACAAAATGACGCTCAACACCTCCCCGCCGGACTCCATCATGACGGCCCTGAAAAAAGCAGGCGAGGAAGAAACCACGCAGTGGCTCAAGGATAATCACATTCCGAAAAATGAAGCCGGTTGTGTCATAAAGAACGACGCTTAG
- a CDS encoding TetR/AcrR family transcriptional regulator → MGRSSRQQAEHNRAEILNAASRLFRERGVDNVSITDVMTAVGLTAGGFYRHFASKEALVNEVLSTVFAQSSEKWKQTCDSNQNASQGALQVLIQQYLRKKQAAQTCPILAFAPHVSHEAAGTETVDLYGSYTETLFQQFRGAAMQATSQDGKTAMSEQEILVLFAAMVGTGFLAQSVHDQAWIESLKAAVLGAVGKSDS, encoded by the coding sequence ATGGGCCGATCTTCCAGGCAACAAGCCGAACACAATCGTGCCGAAATTCTCAATGCAGCCAGCAGGCTGTTTCGTGAGCGCGGTGTAGATAATGTATCCATTACAGATGTCATGACTGCTGTTGGTCTGACAGCAGGGGGCTTCTACCGGCACTTTGCCTCAAAAGAGGCACTGGTCAATGAGGTATTGTCCACCGTGTTTGCGCAGTCGTCTGAAAAATGGAAGCAGACATGCGATAGCAATCAGAATGCCTCACAGGGCGCCCTGCAGGTGCTGATCCAGCAGTATTTACGTAAAAAACAGGCGGCCCAGACCTGCCCCATTCTTGCCTTTGCTCCCCATGTCAGCCATGAAGCAGCAGGCACCGAGACCGTTGACCTGTATGGCTCATACACGGAAACGTTGTTTCAGCAATTTCGAGGTGCCGCCATGCAAGCGACGTCGCAGGATGGCAAAACGGCGATGTCCGAACAGGAGATCCTGGTGCTTTTTGCAGCCATGGTTGGTACGGGCTTTCTGGCTCAATCCGTGCACGATCAGGCATGGATTGAGTCGCTCAAGGCAGCGGTGCTGGGGGCTGTCGGCAAATCAGACAGTTGA
- a CDS encoding MFS transporter produces the protein MSSAPAQTRPLSVWQILFCGGMIVTFSMGVRHGFGLWLQPIIQANDWGRETFSFAIAIQNLMWGITGVFAGMLADRFGAFKVIIAGAILYALGLLGMAYTTSPLTFTLTTGVLLGMAQAGTTYAVIFGVIGRNIPVSRRSWAMGVAAAAGSFGQFLMLPTENILINSFGWQQALVVLSVAVLTIVPLAFGLREKTMHLATEEQSQATHTASQQGIVHAIREAFAYRSFRLLVLGYFVCGFQVVFIGVHMPSYLKDEGLSAEVASYALALIGLFNIFGTYLVGSLGQVWPKRYLLAFIYSARGVAIVLFLIAPISATSVYIFSAVMGFLWLSTVPPTNAIVAQIFGVRHFSMLGGFVFFSHQIGSFLGVWLGGKLYDIYGNYDVVWYLAIVLSVFATLMNLPINENAIDRKQAVAA, from the coding sequence ATGTCTTCGGCTCCCGCACAAACCCGACCGCTCTCTGTATGGCAAATCCTGTTCTGCGGGGGCATGATCGTCACTTTTTCCATGGGCGTGCGGCACGGCTTTGGCCTTTGGTTACAGCCTATCATTCAGGCCAATGACTGGGGGCGCGAAACCTTTTCATTCGCTATTGCCATTCAGAACCTGATGTGGGGAATTACCGGTGTGTTTGCCGGTATGCTGGCGGACCGCTTCGGGGCCTTTAAAGTCATTATTGCAGGTGCAATTCTGTATGCACTGGGTCTGCTGGGAATGGCTTATACAACCTCACCACTTACGTTCACGCTCACTACCGGTGTCCTACTTGGGATGGCTCAGGCAGGTACCACCTATGCGGTTATTTTCGGGGTGATCGGGCGCAATATTCCGGTCAGTCGTCGTTCGTGGGCGATGGGTGTGGCCGCAGCAGCGGGTTCATTCGGCCAGTTCCTGATGCTGCCCACAGAGAATATCCTTATCAACTCCTTCGGCTGGCAACAGGCGCTGGTTGTGTTAAGCGTAGCCGTGCTGACGATTGTGCCGCTGGCTTTCGGATTGCGCGAAAAAACCATGCACCTTGCCACAGAGGAACAGTCACAGGCCACTCACACGGCCAGTCAGCAGGGCATTGTCCATGCCATCCGTGAAGCTTTCGCTTATCGCAGTTTCCGGCTGCTGGTGCTGGGTTATTTCGTTTGTGGTTTTCAGGTGGTCTTCATTGGCGTTCACATGCCCAGCTACCTGAAAGATGAAGGCCTGAGCGCCGAAGTGGCCAGTTATGCGCTGGCGCTGATCGGGCTGTTCAACATATTCGGTACCTACCTTGTTGGCTCTCTTGGTCAGGTGTGGCCTAAACGCTATCTGCTGGCGTTTATCTATTCAGCGCGCGGTGTCGCCATCGTCCTGTTTCTGATTGCGCCTATTTCAGCGACCAGTGTGTATATTTTCTCTGCCGTCATGGGGTTCCTGTGGCTGTCCACAGTGCCGCCTACCAATGCCATCGTGGCCCAGATTTTTGGCGTGCGGCACTTTTCCATGCTGGGTGGCTTTGTCTTCTTCAGTCACCAGATCGGTTCGTTCCTTGGCGTATGGCTGGGTGGAAAACTGTATGACATTTATGGCAATTATGATGTGGTCTGGTATCTGGCTATCGTCCTGAGCGTGTTCGCTACCTTGATGAATCTGCCCATCAACGAAAATGCAATTGATCGCAAGCAAGCAGTGGCAGCATGA
- a CDS encoding NHL repeat-containing protein produces the protein MKQSVKTDVAAATTSAAQIVQEYGPFPDVDAIHGVTFDGNQVWAATGHNLLALDPARQRITRTLACTCDAGTAFDGTHLWQITSGQINKLDPDDGSVLATIPAPGHGNDSGLAWAEGSLWVGQYRDRKIVQINPETGAVIRTIESDRFVTGITWVDGDLWHGTWEDDDSDIRRIDPESGAVLEQLLMPAGTGVSGLESDGAELFYCGGGASGKVRAVRRPK, from the coding sequence ATGAAACAATCAGTAAAAACCGATGTCGCCGCGGCCACCACCAGCGCCGCACAAATTGTGCAGGAATATGGGCCTTTTCCCGATGTGGATGCCATTCATGGCGTCACCTTTGACGGAAACCAGGTCTGGGCTGCCACCGGTCACAACCTGCTGGCCCTTGACCCGGCGCGACAGCGCATCACACGCACACTGGCGTGCACCTGCGATGCAGGCACGGCATTTGACGGTACTCATCTTTGGCAGATTACCAGTGGACAGATCAATAAACTTGATCCGGACGACGGCAGCGTACTGGCGACCATTCCGGCACCGGGCCATGGCAATGACTCAGGCCTGGCATGGGCCGAAGGCAGTTTGTGGGTAGGTCAGTATCGCGACCGCAAGATCGTGCAGATCAACCCTGAAACCGGCGCCGTCATTCGCACTATTGAGTCCGATCGCTTCGTCACCGGTATTACCTGGGTTGATGGTGATCTATGGCATGGCACGTGGGAGGACGACGACAGTGACATCCGCCGGATTGACCCCGAAAGTGGTGCCGTACTTGAGCAACTGCTGATGCCAGCTGGCACCGGTGTCAGCGGGCTTGAATCCGATGGCGCTGAGCTGTTCTACTGCGGTGGTGGCGCCAGCGGCAAGGTACGTGCAGTAAGACGTCCGAAATAA
- a CDS encoding tetratricopeptide repeat protein, with product MDSLIATCARLLAAGDVLNALNLVALRDDPPALALRGVAMARLGDYARARDLLEQAARQFGSHEPVQKARCVVAGAEVALAMRELDSPAPELAAALAVLTARKDHANALQARLIMARRFLLLGRLEDAAATIADLDTNGVPASLAAVAALVQAELALRSLHMDRVHTAMHQAQAAADQAGIPALQAEVTTMQKTLLRPAASLVSTHDARTLTLTEVADLVSSSALVIDGCRRGVSVDGAWLSLSRRPILFELLRALAYAWPGDISRQSLIATVFRLHQPDESHRARLRVEMGRLRKLISPMAQIVATRDGYVLVPQDNRHTVVLAPPIDSEAAALLALLADGAPWSTAALALAMGASQRTIQRALADLQASGEVHAVGKPRARRWVSSSLAGFTTILLLPSVLALK from the coding sequence ATGGACTCCCTGATTGCCACTTGCGCACGACTGCTTGCTGCCGGCGATGTGCTCAATGCACTGAATCTGGTTGCGCTACGCGATGACCCGCCTGCCCTTGCTTTGCGTGGTGTTGCCATGGCACGGCTGGGAGACTATGCTCGAGCCCGCGATCTGCTTGAACAGGCGGCCAGGCAGTTCGGCTCCCATGAACCGGTGCAGAAGGCGCGTTGCGTGGTGGCCGGGGCGGAAGTGGCACTGGCCATGCGCGAACTCGATAGCCCGGCGCCTGAGCTTGCCGCTGCGTTGGCCGTCCTGACAGCGCGCAAAGACCATGCCAATGCCCTGCAGGCCCGGCTCATTATGGCGCGCCGTTTTCTCTTGCTTGGTCGTCTTGAAGACGCCGCGGCGACCATCGCCGATCTGGATACGAACGGCGTACCCGCGTCTCTGGCCGCGGTCGCGGCCTTAGTTCAGGCCGAACTGGCACTACGTTCATTGCATATGGACCGCGTGCATACGGCAATGCACCAGGCACAGGCAGCAGCAGATCAGGCCGGCATCCCGGCGCTTCAGGCTGAAGTGACCACGATGCAAAAAACACTCCTGCGTCCGGCGGCAAGCCTGGTCAGCACGCATGATGCCAGGACATTAACGCTGACTGAAGTGGCCGATCTGGTGTCATCGTCCGCACTGGTGATCGATGGCTGTCGTCGTGGCGTCAGTGTTGACGGCGCATGGCTTTCGTTGTCCCGGCGACCCATTCTTTTCGAACTGCTGCGTGCGCTTGCCTACGCCTGGCCCGGAGATATATCGCGACAGTCACTTATTGCTACGGTCTTTCGACTCCACCAGCCCGATGAATCACATCGTGCCCGTTTGCGCGTAGAAATGGGTCGACTGCGCAAACTGATTAGCCCGATGGCGCAAATCGTGGCAACCCGGGACGGTTACGTGCTGGTGCCTCAGGACAATCGGCACACCGTTGTACTGGCTCCACCTATTGATAGTGAAGCGGCAGCATTGCTGGCACTTCTTGCCGATGGTGCGCCGTGGTCTACCGCTGCCCTGGCACTGGCAATGGGTGCCAGCCAGCGCACGATACAGCGGGCACTGGCCGACTTGCAGGCCAGCGGTGAGGTTCATGCGGTGGGAAAACCCCGTGCACGACGCTGGGTGTCTTCATCTCTGGCCGGTTTCACGACAATATTGTTACTCCCCTCTGTTCTGGCATTGAAATAG